The following coding sequences lie in one Heyndrickxia oleronia genomic window:
- a CDS encoding alpha/beta fold hydrolase — MRKGTIYKSEGKRLITQHYDNYLKSFDFDVEQIYVYTSYGKTHILVAGQPEGKTIFIFQGGNCINPMTLSWFLPLVDKYRVYAPDTIGHPGYSSESRISAKDNSFAQWIKELMDYLNIDSSAFVGPSYGAGIILRLATFMPDKIHCTVLVSPAGIRLGSKIRMIKDILLPLVLFNGTSSQKYLNKITDTMSDNSMREIDKKIIGDVFKYIKLEQEMPKLTRKEELSHYSSPTLIIAGKKDIFFPESRLNKVAREIIPNLIAFKTYDMGHFPSEEYLKNINNDIVEFLTVYY; from the coding sequence TTGAGGAAAGGAACCATTTATAAAAGTGAAGGGAAAAGACTTATTACTCAGCATTACGATAATTATCTAAAGTCGTTTGATTTTGATGTCGAGCAGATATATGTTTATACGAGTTATGGTAAAACACATATTCTTGTAGCAGGACAACCAGAAGGAAAAACTATTTTTATCTTTCAGGGTGGTAATTGCATTAATCCAATGACTTTATCTTGGTTTTTACCACTCGTAGATAAATACAGAGTTTATGCACCAGATACAATTGGTCATCCAGGATACAGTAGTGAAAGTAGAATTTCGGCGAAGGACAATAGTTTTGCCCAGTGGATAAAGGAACTAATGGATTACCTTAATATAGATAGTAGTGCATTTGTAGGTCCTTCCTACGGTGCAGGTATTATATTGAGATTAGCCACATTTATGCCAGATAAAATTCACTGTACAGTATTAGTATCACCAGCAGGAATCAGATTAGGTTCTAAGATTAGAATGATTAAAGATATCTTACTTCCTTTAGTCTTATTTAATGGTACTTCATCACAAAAATATCTCAATAAAATCACTGATACTATGTCAGATAATAGTATGAGAGAAATTGATAAAAAAATTATTGGAGATGTATTTAAATATATTAAACTTGAGCAAGAAATGCCCAAATTAACTAGGAAGGAAGAATTATCACATTATAGCTCACCCACTTTAATCATAGCAGGGAAAAAAGATATCTTTTTTCCTGAAAGTAGATTAAATAAAGTTGCTAGAGAAATCATTCCAAATTTAATTGCATTTAAGACTTATGATATGGGACATTTCCCATCTGAAGAATATTTGAAAAATATTAACAATGATATTGTAGAATTTTTAACGGTTTATTACTAA
- a CDS encoding helix-turn-helix transcriptional regulator: protein MSKAIRLNELRLYINRVKKFKVDDLAKEFNVSRRTILRDLEELSILGVPLISEVGANGGYQVLEEKNLLAVSFTKEETFSIFFALLSLKHFISLPFESEYNSIIKKFYLNLNGKMKDEIDLIKNKIDFKIDNQSKESPLLKDLFMAVIGNEPLWISYLGVKREIQPVGLFSQYGRWYCPSYCYLRKEFRLFRCDRISEIGLSARNDKINLKDTNLNDIINILTQKKDYELVVELTPEGVEKYKSNVSLYYQISIDSKGYGVIKGSISEIELDFLTDYFIQMGKHAKVVEPVELRAKIKKKILELNDLYHDLYKKLL, encoded by the coding sequence TTGAGTAAGGCAATTAGATTAAATGAATTAAGATTGTATATTAACCGAGTCAAAAAGTTTAAGGTAGATGATTTAGCAAAAGAATTTAATGTTTCAAGAAGAACGATTCTAAGGGATTTAGAAGAACTAAGTATTTTAGGGGTTCCATTAATTTCAGAGGTAGGGGCTAATGGAGGATATCAAGTTTTAGAAGAAAAAAATCTACTTGCAGTCTCTTTTACAAAAGAGGAAACTTTCTCTATCTTTTTTGCTCTTTTGTCTTTAAAACATTTTATTAGCCTACCTTTTGAATCGGAATATAATTCAATCATTAAAAAATTCTATCTGAACTTAAATGGAAAGATGAAAGATGAAATAGATTTAATTAAAAATAAGATTGATTTTAAGATAGATAATCAGAGTAAAGAAAGTCCATTATTAAAAGATCTATTTATGGCGGTAATTGGAAATGAACCGCTTTGGATTTCTTACTTGGGGGTTAAAAGAGAAATTCAACCAGTTGGATTATTTTCTCAGTATGGAAGATGGTATTGTCCTTCGTATTGTTATCTTAGAAAGGAATTTAGACTTTTTCGTTGCGATCGAATATCAGAAATAGGATTAAGTGCAAGAAATGACAAGATCAATCTAAAAGATACCAACTTAAATGATATTATAAACATTTTAACGCAGAAAAAAGACTATGAGCTTGTTGTAGAACTAACACCTGAAGGAGTAGAAAAATATAAATCTAATGTTTCGCTATATTATCAAATATCAATAGACAGTAAAGGCTATGGAGTCATTAAGGGGTCAATAAGTGAAATAGAATTAGACTTTTTGACTGATTATTTTATACAAATGGGAAAGCATGCAAAAGTAGTTGAACCCGTAGAGTTAAGAGCTAAAATAAAAAAGAAAATTTTAGAATTAAATGATTTATATCATGATTTGTATAAGAAACTCTTATAA
- a CDS encoding DUF1259 domain-containing protein produces MSGNEFHNEMGSGPQGVWRPAKRNGHRHSDGGKKTSTCQQLADIIGGVVIASTPACVVQRLRNINATILGRHTESPLALPFALSFENNVRGNTLNLGETVLLQKEANALMSALQRRGLIVTAFHNHWLFEKPRLMYMHWENVGDPFEFAVNSFEAAKEARLF; encoded by the coding sequence TTGTCAGGAAATGAATTTCATAATGAAATGGGATCAGGTCCACAAGGTGTATGGCGTCCTGCAAAAAGAAATGGCCACCGGCATTCTGATGGGGGAAAGAAGACCTCAACATGCCAACAATTAGCCGACATTATCGGAGGTGTGGTCATCGCCTCAACCCCAGCATGCGTTGTTCAGCGGCTGCGAAATATTAATGCTACGATTTTAGGTCGGCACACCGAGTCCCCTTTAGCCCTTCCATTTGCTCTTTCCTTTGAAAACAATGTAAGAGGAAACACCCTTAACCTTGGGGAAACGGTACTCCTTCAAAAAGAAGCTAATGCTTTGATGTCTGCCTTACAAAGAAGAGGTCTTATCGTAACTGCTTTCCATAATCACTGGCTATTTGAGAAACCACGGTTAATGTATATGCATTGGGAAAACGTTGGAGATCCATTTGAGTTTGCTGTAAATAGTTTTGAAGCTGCCAAAGAAGCTAGACTTTTCTAA
- a CDS encoding bifunctional 3-deoxy-7-phosphoheptulonate synthase/chorismate mutase: protein MTTNKLTQLRNKIDEINLEILNLLNERAEVVQEIGEEKKKQGVTRFDPVRERESLDLIIKHHHGHFKTSTIQHIFKEIFKASLELQEDNSRKVLLVSRKAHPENTIVEINGETIGDGKQRFIMGPCAVESYEQVREVAIAMKEQGLSIMRGGAFKPRTSPYDFQGLGVEGLKILREVGNELGMSIVSEIVSPNDVELSLDYVDVIQVGARNMQNFDLLKTVGKVNKPILLKRGLSATIEEFIHAAEYIISQGNNQIILCERGIRTYEKATRNTLDISAVPILKKETHLPVVVDVTHSTGRRDLLLPTAKAALAIGADAIMAEVHPDPAVALSDAAQQMDIPQFNEFIQELKTLQEKLA from the coding sequence ATGACAACGAATAAATTAACGCAATTACGCAACAAAATTGATGAGATTAACTTAGAAATTTTAAATCTATTAAACGAAAGAGCAGAGGTCGTCCAGGAAATTGGAGAGGAAAAGAAGAAACAAGGTGTTACTCGTTTTGATCCTGTTCGTGAACGAGAATCACTTGACTTAATTATTAAACATCACCACGGACATTTCAAAACATCAACCATTCAACATATTTTTAAGGAAATATTTAAAGCAAGCTTAGAGCTTCAAGAAGACAATAGTCGAAAAGTATTGCTAGTGTCCCGGAAAGCGCATCCTGAAAATACCATAGTTGAAATTAATGGTGAAACAATTGGTGATGGAAAACAAAGATTTATTATGGGACCATGTGCGGTTGAAAGCTATGAACAAGTAAGAGAGGTCGCCATTGCTATGAAAGAGCAAGGCTTAAGTATCATGCGTGGTGGTGCATTTAAGCCACGGACATCACCTTATGACTTCCAAGGTTTAGGGGTAGAAGGTCTGAAGATTTTAAGAGAAGTTGGAAATGAATTAGGAATGTCGATTGTTAGTGAAATTGTTTCACCTAATGATGTAGAGCTTTCACTAGACTACGTAGATGTCATTCAAGTTGGGGCTCGCAATATGCAAAACTTCGATTTACTTAAAACAGTTGGAAAAGTGAATAAACCCATACTTTTAAAACGAGGACTTTCTGCAACGATTGAAGAGTTCATCCATGCAGCAGAGTACATCATTTCACAAGGAAATAATCAAATCATTCTATGTGAGCGTGGGATTCGCACTTATGAAAAAGCGACAAGAAATACGCTGGATATTTCGGCCGTGCCTATTTTGAAAAAAGAAACCCATCTCCCAGTCGTAGTCGATGTGACACATTCGACTGGAAGACGAGATTTACTGCTTCCTACTGCGAAAGCGGCGTTGGCCATTGGTGCCGATGCAATTATGGCGGAAGTACATCCAGATCCAGCAGTGGCACTATCAGATGCAGCACAGCAAATGGATATACCGCAGTTTAATGAGTTTATCCAGGAATTAAAAACGTTACAAGAAAAATTAGCGTAA
- a CDS encoding DinB family protein: protein MREEQLFEQMKLWRNWTVDYLRTIPAEIVDKIPHGHNNSIHWNAGHILVGWDNTMFPAVNEKRQMPLTYHLLFPSGSKPENWSDEPPSMVELIKQLDEQPIQIEQACKGHLDEPLKESFLGMKTLGDMVMFHMNHENLHMGIIKSMRQLLLSK, encoded by the coding sequence ATGAGAGAAGAGCAATTATTTGAACAAATGAAATTGTGGCGTAATTGGACTGTGGATTATCTTCGTACAATTCCGGCGGAAATCGTAGATAAAATTCCACATGGTCATAATAACAGTATACACTGGAATGCTGGCCATATCTTAGTAGGGTGGGATAATACAATGTTCCCAGCTGTTAATGAGAAGAGACAAATGCCACTAACTTATCACTTATTATTTCCGAGTGGGAGTAAACCAGAAAATTGGTCAGATGAACCACCGTCGATGGTTGAGTTAATAAAACAACTGGATGAACAACCTATTCAGATTGAACAAGCGTGTAAGGGGCACCTTGATGAACCACTGAAAGAGTCCTTCTTAGGTATGAAAACATTAGGTGACATGGTTATGTTTCATATGAATCATGAAAATCTACATATGGGGATCATTAAAAGTATGAGACAATTGCTTTTAAGTAAATAA
- a CDS encoding DUF1259 domain-containing protein, whose protein sequence is MERRDVFENWFRFVNRDIDPSPFGRNQMDFDMESSSNPMVRHSNKRMRSTDRGASRDITASTCQRLADIIGGEVISAAPVCTVMRLRDINATILNRRTRSPLALPFMLSFENNGLNLGESVVLQKELNRMIAALRKRGLIVTAFHNHWLFEEPRLMYIHWENVGMSAEEFARNSFAAAKEAGLF, encoded by the coding sequence ATGGAAAGACGCGACGTTTTTGAAAATTGGTTCAGATTTGTTAATCGTGATATCGATCCAAGCCCATTCGGGAGAAATCAGATGGATTTTGATATGGAATCTAGTTCAAATCCTATGGTGCGACACTCCAACAAACGTATGAGAAGTACAGATCGTGGTGCTAGTAGGGATATAACTGCTTCAACATGCCAACGACTAGCAGATATTATCGGCGGTGAAGTTATTTCAGCAGCACCAGTGTGTACTGTCATGCGCCTTCGTGATATTAATGCTACTATTTTAAACCGCCGCACGCGTTCACCGCTTGCACTCCCGTTTATGTTATCCTTTGAAAATAATGGGTTAAATCTTGGTGAATCAGTAGTTCTCCAAAAAGAACTCAATCGAATGATTGCGGCATTACGGAAAAGAGGCCTAATCGTAACGGCCTTTCATAACCATTGGCTCTTTGAAGAACCACGTTTAATGTATATACATTGGGAGAATGTAGGCATGTCTGCTGAAGAGTTTGCTAGAAATAGTTTTGCTGCTGCAAAGGAAGCAGGACTATTCTAA
- a CDS encoding PLP-dependent aminotransferase family protein, whose protein sequence is MGLKYFKIMEEIKLQLVNGSLIAGSKLPSVRQLSEHFSCSKNTVIKAYTELEKEHLIYSVPKSGYYVVNELPNATKEKEAIDFLSAGPDKRVMPYIEFQHCINQAIEQYKEELFTYSDQQGFYSLRVQLVKYLQNLQVFTQPERVVVVSGSQQALNLLVSMPFPNGKNNILIEQPTYFGFIESVTLHQATTFGIELSMEGIDLDRLEYIFRNNDIKFFYIIPRFHNPLGHCYTNSEKKKIVELAKKYDVYIVEDDLLGDLDPNAKSDSLFSFDPSGRVIYIKSFSKVFLPGLRIAAVVLPTIMINNFLRYKFSSDFNSSALSQGALEIYLKSGMFNSHLKRIKEVYLTKMQILQEACELFLPANTHFSKPTSGFYLSISLPENVTAKQAVHMLNEQHIYVDDASRMFLPEYKKENLLRLSISQVNESHIKLGVEQLAYCISLIDRRKKSITPNRFFNFL, encoded by the coding sequence ATGGGATTAAAATATTTTAAGATAATGGAAGAAATTAAACTTCAGCTGGTAAATGGATCTCTCATTGCAGGTAGTAAACTCCCTTCTGTTCGTCAGTTATCTGAGCATTTCTCATGTAGCAAAAATACAGTCATTAAAGCATACACCGAACTAGAAAAAGAGCATTTAATTTATTCTGTTCCTAAAAGTGGCTACTATGTTGTTAATGAATTACCAAATGCGACGAAAGAAAAAGAAGCGATTGATTTTTTGTCTGCTGGTCCAGATAAAAGAGTGATGCCTTATATTGAATTTCAACATTGTATAAATCAAGCAATTGAACAATATAAAGAAGAGCTTTTTACATACTCTGATCAACAGGGGTTTTACTCATTACGAGTACAGTTAGTGAAATATTTACAGAATTTACAGGTATTCACTCAACCTGAAAGAGTAGTCGTTGTTTCAGGCTCACAGCAAGCCCTAAATTTATTAGTTTCTATGCCTTTTCCAAATGGCAAAAACAATATTCTAATTGAACAACCTACTTATTTCGGATTTATTGAGTCCGTCACTCTACACCAAGCTACTACTTTTGGAATTGAGCTATCGATGGAAGGAATTGATCTTGATCGTCTGGAATACATTTTTCGAAATAATGATATAAAATTTTTCTATATTATTCCTAGATTTCACAACCCTCTTGGACATTGTTACACGAATAGTGAAAAGAAAAAAATCGTTGAATTAGCTAAAAAATATGATGTATATATAGTGGAAGATGATTTATTAGGAGACCTTGATCCAAATGCCAAATCAGATTCTTTATTTTCTTTTGATCCCTCTGGAAGAGTGATTTATATTAAAAGCTTTTCAAAAGTTTTCCTTCCAGGGCTAAGAATTGCTGCGGTCGTTCTTCCTACAATTATGATTAACAACTTTTTACGATATAAATTTAGCTCGGATTTTAATAGTTCAGCACTTTCTCAGGGTGCACTAGAAATCTATTTAAAAAGTGGTATGTTTAATAGCCATCTCAAAAGAATAAAAGAGGTATACCTCACAAAAATGCAAATCCTACAAGAAGCATGTGAATTATTCCTGCCGGCTAATACTCATTTTTCTAAACCGACTTCAGGATTCTATCTATCCATCAGTTTGCCCGAGAATGTGACAGCAAAACAGGCAGTTCATATGCTAAACGAGCAGCATATATATGTTGATGATGCCTCTAGAATGTTTTTACCAGAATACAAAAAAGAAAATCTCCTTCGATTAAGTATCTCTCAAGTAAACGAGAGTCATATTAAACTAGGGGTAGAGCAATTGGCATACTGTATTTCTTTAATTGATAGGAGAAAAAAATCTATAACTCCTAATAGATTTTTTAATTTTTTGTAG
- a CDS encoding helix-turn-helix domain-containing protein: MNLEYLNLGEVLNSLRVYKRIEMVDLADNVCSVEDLILFEKGKKYPTLEQLASFADKLNVELNYFFDFSYTSHFNYVKNVFNLIDHYKKQRNYMAISNIIKTEKNNPIFLHASNRQYLLWHEGICSFYLEKNKVLAIQLLRDAIKLTNPSMQNLTESEIDILASIAIIEKDDNNYNEAINLFEEAIKNIDQLPYLIDSKIRIKILYSYAQVLTKVGEYLDSITFCKFGIQTCIDNEVSYQFADLHYQIGENYIKMGNIDSGIEYMNKASFLFETYEDHEYADLVKNEKKKLLGSLTY; encoded by the coding sequence ATGAATTTAGAATATTTGAACTTGGGAGAAGTTCTTAATTCATTAAGAGTTTATAAGAGAATAGAAATGGTTGATTTAGCCGATAATGTTTGCTCTGTGGAAGATCTAATTCTTTTTGAGAAAGGAAAAAAATACCCTACACTTGAACAATTAGCAAGTTTTGCCGATAAATTAAATGTAGAATTAAATTACTTTTTTGATTTTTCATATACCAGTCATTTTAATTATGTAAAAAATGTATTTAACTTAATTGATCATTATAAAAAACAAAGAAACTATATGGCAATCTCAAATATTATTAAAACTGAAAAGAATAACCCTATATTCCTTCATGCTTCTAATAGGCAATATTTACTATGGCACGAAGGGATCTGTAGCTTTTATCTAGAAAAGAATAAAGTGTTAGCTATTCAATTATTAAGAGATGCAATTAAACTTACTAATCCGTCTATGCAGAATTTAACAGAAAGTGAAATAGATATTCTTGCCAGTATAGCAATTATAGAAAAAGATGATAACAATTATAATGAAGCAATTAATCTTTTCGAAGAAGCAATTAAAAATATCGACCAATTACCATATTTAATTGACTCTAAAATCAGAATAAAAATTCTCTATTCATATGCACAGGTACTAACCAAGGTAGGGGAGTATTTAGACTCTATTACCTTTTGTAAATTTGGCATTCAAACTTGTATCGATAATGAGGTGAGCTACCAGTTTGCAGATCTTCATTATCAGATTGGGGAAAATTACATAAAAATGGGGAATATCGATTCAGGTATTGAATATATGAATAAAGCTTCTTTCTTATTTGAAACATATGAAGATCATGAATATGCTGATCTAGTAAAAAATGAAAAAAAGAAATTACTAGGCTCATTGACATATTAA
- a CDS encoding DMT family transporter, producing MQRDKREKFGLLLGLVGVICFSLTLPSTSIAVEYFGTTVVGLGRTVVAAILVAVVLIVRKEKLPSPRQFKSLLIVAVGAVLGFPLLTSWAMEFLPVSHGAVELALLPLATTGFAMFRAKEIPSLKFWISSIIGSLAVIVYALHLGFGQLQFADLALLAAVIILGLSYAEGGILAKELGSWQVIAWAIMIGAPFFVIPVGLNLTTEMLNVPIHAWISFIYLAVVSQFLAYVAWYSGMAMGGIARVSQIQYLQPFLMILFAAAFLNESITLFTLVIAVIVVFSVILGKNAPVSKKGSVSEKN from the coding sequence ATGCAACGAGATAAAAGAGAGAAATTTGGATTATTGTTGGGATTAGTGGGTGTCATTTGTTTTAGCTTAACACTTCCCTCTACAAGTATTGCAGTAGAGTATTTTGGGACTACAGTAGTGGGTCTAGGAAGAACAGTTGTTGCTGCTATTTTAGTAGCTGTGGTATTGATTGTTCGAAAAGAAAAATTACCTTCTCCTCGTCAATTCAAAAGTCTTCTTATCGTTGCTGTTGGTGCAGTTTTAGGATTTCCTCTCCTCACATCTTGGGCAATGGAATTCTTGCCGGTTTCTCATGGAGCTGTTGAATTGGCCCTGTTACCATTAGCAACAACTGGATTTGCTATGTTTAGAGCGAAAGAAATTCCTTCTCTTAAATTTTGGATTTCAAGTATAATCGGTTCTTTAGCTGTTATTGTGTATGCACTTCATCTTGGATTTGGTCAACTACAATTTGCAGATTTAGCTTTACTAGCAGCAGTTATTATACTTGGATTAAGTTACGCAGAGGGGGGAATATTAGCAAAGGAATTAGGTAGCTGGCAAGTGATTGCTTGGGCAATCATGATTGGTGCTCCATTTTTCGTTATTCCAGTTGGACTCAACCTTACAACCGAAATGCTCAATGTCCCAATACATGCTTGGATTAGTTTTATTTATCTCGCCGTTGTTAGTCAATTTCTAGCATATGTCGCCTGGTATAGTGGAATGGCTATGGGAGGAATAGCTAGAGTTAGTCAGATACAGTACTTGCAACCATTTTTGATGATTCTATTTGCAGCTGCATTTTTAAATGAATCTATCACATTATTCACTCTGGTAATAGCGGTGATTGTTGTCTTTTCTGTTATATTAGGTAAAAATGCTCCAGTATCCAAAAAAGGATCTGTATCAGAGAAAAACTAA
- a CDS encoding DJ-1/PfpI family protein, with protein sequence MNQTEKKEILIVVLEEFADWEMSYVAAFLNSTDKYITKIVSVDEGVIKSIGGINILPDYTLKSIPEIFYGLILIGGNSWRKPLNNDVIPIMEKALAMDIPIGAICDATVFMGANGWLNEVKHTSNDLNDLKSYAKDNYRNEINYVLEQAVSDRKIVTANGTASLEFAKEILELLEAYPKEHINQLYNFHKLGYYEALKTNS encoded by the coding sequence ATGAACCAAACTGAGAAAAAAGAGATTTTAATCGTAGTATTAGAGGAATTCGCTGATTGGGAAATGTCTTATGTAGCAGCTTTTTTAAATAGTACAGACAAGTACATCACTAAGATAGTTAGTGTAGATGAGGGTGTAATAAAGTCAATCGGCGGAATAAATATCCTTCCAGATTATACCTTAAAAAGTATACCGGAAATTTTTTATGGATTGATACTAATTGGTGGAAACTCTTGGCGTAAGCCACTTAACAATGACGTAATTCCAATAATGGAAAAGGCTCTTGCTATGGATATACCAATAGGGGCAATATGTGATGCAACAGTCTTTATGGGAGCCAATGGATGGTTAAATGAAGTAAAGCATACAAGCAATGATCTTAATGATTTGAAATCTTATGCAAAAGATAACTACAGAAATGAAATAAATTATGTATTAGAACAAGCAGTTTCTGACAGAAAAATTGTGACCGCCAATGGAACCGCTTCATTAGAATTTGCAAAAGAAATTCTTGAATTATTAGAAGCATATCCGAAGGAGCATATAAACCAACTTTATAATTTTCATAAATTAGGTTATTACGAGGCACTAAAAACAAATTCATAA
- a CDS encoding SDR family NAD(P)-dependent oxidoreductase, with protein sequence MNELKSQYEEMLLPLRLDVTNRSDVFATVETAIKHFGKIDIVINNAGNMIMGMIEEFNEDEVRSQMETNFYGAVWVCQAVMPYLRTQGSGHIIQISSIGGLISGPMSGIYSASKFALEGFSEALAQEAAHFGIKVTIVEPGGYWTNLYLKMGFTVQNQEYDSLREELAKQYSTDSVDSDPKLAAEAIMKMINSENPPLRLILGSIVYDLAIENAEKRISTWKEWESVSRSAEHGIPAPEGYGIIE encoded by the coding sequence CTGAATGAGTTAAAAAGCCAATATGAAGAAATGTTACTTCCCTTAAGGCTTGATGTTACGAATAGAAGTGATGTTTTTGCTACAGTGGAAACAGCTATTAAACATTTTGGGAAAATTGATATTGTCATAAACAATGCAGGAAATATGATAATGGGAATGATTGAAGAGTTTAATGAAGATGAAGTAAGAAGTCAAATGGAGACGAACTTCTATGGAGCTGTTTGGGTTTGCCAAGCAGTTATGCCGTACTTGAGGACGCAGGGATCTGGGCATATTATTCAAATATCAAGTATCGGCGGATTGATCAGCGGTCCTATGTCGGGAATATACAGTGCTAGTAAATTTGCTTTAGAGGGATTTAGCGAGGCTTTAGCACAAGAAGCAGCTCATTTTGGAATAAAAGTAACTATTGTAGAACCCGGAGGCTATTGGACGAATCTTTATTTAAAAATGGGCTTTACTGTTCAGAACCAAGAATATGATTCATTACGTGAAGAATTGGCTAAACAATATTCAACCGACTCAGTTGATAGTGATCCTAAGTTGGCAGCCGAGGCTATCATGAAAATGATCAATAGTGAGAATCCGCCTTTGCGTTTGATTCTAGGAAGCATTGTCTACGATTTAGCTATTGAAAATGCTGAAAAACGTATATCCACATGGAAAGAGTGGGAATCAGTCAGTCGTTCTGCAGAACATGGTATACCTGCACCAGAAGGGTATGGGATAATTGAATAG
- a CDS encoding VanZ family protein, which translates to MLSALFLVLLPLPSTRNTCDFQTPDTIYYSLRPFTFISDTFKSSSIIWTQPGSYIKIFNQSSFWQATFNFLLLLPFGVYLRYFFEEKRYWKRALALGFTLSLFYEVTQLTGIYGIYKCPYRLFDIDDLMLNSTGALFGFLIAPFILALFPSREKLMAKAEKMQKIHLVSPLSQLLAILIDYIFIKLTFSFTVGLLTSSGFAEMMYTTVGFVVLYFFLPLRWGGKTIGTNIMGFKLSNLEGDTPSWQAMLKRTIALYLPWLASELVNLLSHIKLEIESHFYAIHVWVTMAIFIFVIIIWFALLIHALIIMAKKGKRTFYFDFVSDIIPMKR; encoded by the coding sequence ATGTTATCAGCACTATTTTTAGTTCTCTTGCCTTTACCGTCAACTAGAAACACATGTGATTTTCAAACACCAGATACCATTTATTATTCATTAAGGCCATTCACCTTTATTAGTGATACATTTAAAAGCAGTTCAATTATTTGGACACAACCGGGGTCATATATAAAAATATTCAATCAAAGTTCCTTTTGGCAGGCGACATTTAATTTTCTGTTATTACTCCCTTTTGGAGTATATTTGAGATATTTTTTCGAAGAAAAACGATATTGGAAAAGAGCATTAGCTTTAGGATTTACCCTGTCTCTCTTTTACGAAGTAACGCAGCTTACAGGGATTTACGGAATTTACAAATGTCCCTATCGTTTATTTGATATTGACGATCTAATGTTAAATAGTACAGGTGCGCTTTTTGGTTTCCTTATTGCTCCATTCATATTGGCTTTATTTCCTTCTAGGGAAAAACTAATGGCGAAAGCGGAAAAAATGCAGAAGATCCATCTAGTTTCACCACTTTCACAATTACTTGCCATACTTATAGATTATATTTTCATTAAATTGACATTTTCTTTCACAGTCGGACTACTAACATCAAGTGGATTCGCAGAAATGATGTATACAACTGTGGGCTTTGTGGTACTGTACTTTTTTTTACCTCTTCGATGGGGAGGAAAAACAATCGGAACAAATATAATGGGATTTAAACTTTCGAATTTGGAGGGAGATACCCCTTCATGGCAAGCTATGTTAAAAAGAACTATTGCCTTATATTTACCTTGGCTGGCATCTGAGTTAGTTAACCTACTCAGTCACATTAAATTAGAAATAGAATCTCACTTTTACGCTATTCATGTGTGGGTTACGATGGCTATCTTCATATTTGTAATCATCATTTGGTTTGCCTTGCTGATTCATGCTCTTATCATTATGGCAAAAAAAGGGAAACGTACTTTTTATTTTGATTTTGTGTCAGATATCATTCCAATGAAGCGATGA